A portion of the Gemmatimonadaceae bacterium genome contains these proteins:
- a CDS encoding helix-turn-helix transcriptional regulator — MLGAGDSGALQICGRISVVPGGQDSPAPILNLRVLRAEHDWTQADVAKRLGVSRQAINAVENGKYDPGVSLALGLARLFGVTVEQVFKLETNDAVDA, encoded by the coding sequence ATGCTCGGCGCCGGCGATTCTGGTGCTCTGCAGATCTGTGGACGGATTTCGGTTGTGCCCGGCGGGCAGGATTCACCAGCGCCGATCCTGAACTTGCGCGTTCTCCGCGCGGAGCACGACTGGACTCAGGCCGACGTCGCTAAACGGCTGGGCGTGTCTCGGCAGGCCATCAACGCCGTGGAGAACGGGAAGTACGATCCCGGCGTGTCGCTGGCGCTCGGATTAGCGCGACTCTTCGGCGTGACCGTCGAACAGGTCTTCAAACTGGAAACGAACGATGCGGTTGACGCCTAG
- a CDS encoding DUF2442 domain-containing protein has product MNTAAHPNSDPRVRTVEVTDDLITVHLADGRTISVPLVWSWRLSEATPEHRARYEIVGDGSGIRWPDVDEDISVRGMLEGIPALRPPTDNR; this is encoded by the coding sequence GTGAACACTGCGGCGCATCCGAATAGCGACCCGCGCGTGCGGACAGTAGAGGTCACCGATGACCTCATCACCGTGCATCTGGCGGACGGACGCACGATCAGTGTGCCGCTCGTCTGGTCCTGGCGCCTGTCGGAGGCAACACCCGAACACCGGGCTCGCTACGAGATTGTGGGCGACGGTTCAGGCATTCGCTGGCCTGATGTGGACGAAGACATCAGCGTCCGAGGCATGCTCGAGGGTATCCCCGCCCTACGCCCGCCAACCGATAATCGATAA
- a CDS encoding amidohydrolase family protein, whose product MVRAAKYPAIDYHGHPRDLIESAEGLAQLGAALDSINVRLMVAADNLSGERLQRALTAINASPKMKDRVRVLAGINFRNVGAGWADKAIKQLETDIAAGAVGVGEISKSLGLSIKKPDGSRLRINDPELDPVWDACARLGIPVFIHTADPQEFFRPMVDYTNERWLELSLFPGRRYPQDQFPSFDELMTERDNLFRKHPKTTFVAAHMGWHANDLGRLGKLLDEFPNVYTEVGAVLYDIGRQPHAAHDFFVKYQDRILFGKDSFQPEEYPYYWRVFETRDEYFDYYRHYHAFWKLYGIDLPDSVLKKVYYQNALKITRGLPQATPR is encoded by the coding sequence ATGGTGCGAGCGGCGAAGTATCCCGCGATCGACTACCACGGCCACCCTCGAGACCTGATCGAATCCGCCGAGGGTCTGGCGCAGCTCGGCGCTGCACTCGACAGCATCAACGTCCGTCTGATGGTCGCGGCCGACAATCTCTCAGGCGAACGGCTGCAACGAGCTCTCACTGCAATCAACGCATCGCCGAAGATGAAGGATCGCGTGCGCGTTCTCGCGGGAATCAACTTTCGAAATGTGGGAGCAGGGTGGGCGGACAAGGCGATCAAGCAACTGGAGACTGACATCGCCGCGGGCGCTGTTGGAGTCGGAGAGATCTCCAAGAGCCTCGGCCTCTCGATAAAAAAGCCAGACGGCTCGCGTCTGCGCATCAACGATCCGGAGCTCGATCCAGTCTGGGACGCATGCGCACGACTTGGAATTCCGGTGTTCATTCACACGGCCGACCCGCAGGAATTCTTCCGGCCGATGGTGGACTACACCAATGAGCGCTGGCTCGAGCTGTCGCTGTTCCCCGGCCGCCGGTATCCACAGGACCAGTTCCCGAGCTTCGACGAGCTGATGACGGAGAGAGACAATCTCTTCCGCAAGCATCCGAAGACGACGTTCGTCGCGGCGCACATGGGCTGGCACGCCAACGACCTCGGCCGGCTCGGAAAACTTCTCGATGAATTTCCGAACGTGTACACAGAAGTCGGCGCCGTGCTCTACGACATCGGTCGGCAGCCTCACGCCGCGCACGATTTCTTCGTCAAGTATCAGGACCGCATCCTGTTCGGCAAGGACTCGTTCCAGCCGGAGGAATACCCGTACTACTGGCGTGTCTTCGAGACGCGCGACGAATACTTCGACTACTACCGTCACTATCACGCTTTCTGGAAGCTGTACGGAATCGACCTTCCGGATAGCGTTCTGAAAAAGGTCTATTACCAGAATGCGCTGAAGATCACTCGAGGCCTTCCACAAGCAACGCCCCGATAA
- a CDS encoding prephenate dehydrogenase, with amino-acid sequence MASPTVAVIGLGLIGGSVARALSARGVRVVGFDRNRASVDAAMSEHGIESELDDELNGIASADIIVLALPGDAAREIIPRLARLSTHATLVTDVGSAKQLVVQAAEAAGMGPRFVGSHPLAGDHRSAWQSSRADMFQGERVFLCPASTTRREAIQAAEDFWISLGAIPTTMDALSHDTRMAWLSHLPHVLSTALALTLRDAGLTRSELGRGGRDLTRLAGSSPEMWSAIALENGFAIAAAISSFEQHLEELKTAVVAANPASFKASFAAGREWFAEGSG; translated from the coding sequence ATGGCGTCGCCAACTGTCGCTGTGATCGGTCTCGGGCTCATCGGTGGATCGGTGGCGCGTGCACTTTCTGCGCGGGGCGTGCGAGTCGTCGGGTTCGACCGCAACCGCGCTTCGGTGGATGCGGCGATGTCCGAGCACGGCATCGAATCCGAGCTGGACGACGAGCTGAACGGTATAGCAAGCGCAGACATCATCGTCCTCGCCCTGCCGGGAGACGCGGCGCGGGAGATCATTCCGCGGCTGGCGCGACTTTCCACCCATGCGACACTGGTCACCGATGTCGGCAGCGCCAAGCAACTCGTGGTGCAAGCCGCCGAAGCGGCGGGGATGGGACCGCGTTTCGTCGGCTCTCATCCGCTGGCCGGCGATCATCGCTCGGCATGGCAGTCTTCGCGGGCTGACATGTTCCAGGGCGAGCGGGTTTTTCTCTGTCCGGCATCGACCACTCGTCGCGAAGCGATTCAGGCCGCGGAAGATTTCTGGATTTCACTTGGCGCTATTCCGACCACGATGGATGCGCTATCGCACGATACCCGAATGGCATGGCTGAGTCATCTCCCGCACGTTCTCTCGACAGCACTCGCTCTCACTTTGCGGGACGCTGGTTTGACACGTTCGGAGCTTGGCCGAGGCGGGCGTGATCTGACTCGACTTGCCGGCAGCTCGCCCGAGATGTGGAGCGCGATCGCGCTGGAAAACGGGTTTGCGATCGCGGCGGCTATCTCCAGTTTTGAGCAGCATCTCGAGGAGCTGAAGACTGCAGTGGTCGCTGCCAACCCAGCCTCGTTCAAGGCCAGCTTCGCGGCGGGACGCGAATGGTTTGCGGAAGGGTCCGGCTGA
- the aroF gene encoding 3-deoxy-7-phosphoheptulonate synthase produces MIIITRSNISEAELDHIRERIEGLGLRTHLSRGEHRTIIGCIGDEALLESIPLRTLPGVESVMPVLKPYKLASRDFAAGRTIVQAGFGAIFGGEDIAVIAGPCSVENRQMLEETSRYVRSAGACMLRGGAFKPRSSPYSFQGLGLEALRMLADVRTEVGLPVVTEVLDTRHVDLVAAHADMLQVGARNMQNFALLSELGRVQRPVLLKRGMSATVTELLMAAEYIMSHGNPNVVLCERGIRTFESSTRNTLDISAIPVLKRETHLPVIVDPSHAGGDADLVAPLSFAAIAAGADGLIVEVHPDPEHALSDGDQSLPLAAFATFMQRLEPFAVAAGRSLRVPVPV; encoded by the coding sequence ATGATCATCATCACCCGGTCCAACATCTCGGAAGCGGAGCTCGATCATATCCGAGAGCGCATCGAAGGGCTTGGATTGCGCACTCACCTCTCGCGCGGAGAGCACCGAACGATCATCGGCTGCATCGGCGACGAAGCGCTGCTGGAGAGCATTCCGCTCCGCACGCTCCCCGGCGTGGAGTCGGTGATGCCGGTGCTCAAGCCCTACAAGCTTGCTTCGCGGGATTTTGCGGCCGGCCGAACGATCGTTCAAGCGGGATTCGGAGCGATCTTCGGGGGCGAGGATATCGCGGTAATAGCCGGTCCGTGCTCGGTCGAGAACCGTCAGATGCTCGAAGAAACGAGCCGATACGTTCGATCCGCGGGGGCCTGCATGCTGAGAGGCGGGGCATTCAAGCCGAGGTCGTCACCGTACAGCTTTCAGGGTCTTGGTCTCGAAGCGCTGCGCATGCTGGCTGACGTTCGCACGGAAGTCGGCTTGCCCGTAGTCACCGAGGTGCTCGACACTCGTCACGTTGATCTCGTCGCCGCACACGCCGACATGCTGCAGGTCGGAGCACGCAACATGCAAAACTTTGCCCTGCTTTCGGAGCTCGGCAGAGTTCAACGTCCGGTTCTACTCAAGCGCGGCATGTCCGCAACGGTGACCGAGCTGCTGATGGCGGCCGAATACATCATGTCGCACGGAAATCCCAACGTGGTGCTGTGCGAGAGGGGCATACGCACGTTCGAGTCGTCCACTCGCAACACTCTCGACATCTCGGCCATTCCCGTCCTGAAGCGGGAGACGCATCTGCCGGTCATCGTTGATCCAAGCCATGCCGGTGGAGATGCAGACCTGGTGGCGCCGCTTTCGTTTGCGGCAATCGCGGCCGGCGCGGATGGTCTGATCGTCGAAGTTCATCCAGATCCGGAACACGCTCTTTCGGACGGTGACCAGTCCCTCCCTCTCGCCGCGTTCGCCACTTTCATGCAGCGACTCGAGCCATTCGCGGTGGCAGCAGGCCGCTCGCTCCGCGTTCCAGTTCCCGTCTGA
- a CDS encoding chorismate mutase, producing MTEHSEESETLAELHACRQDLERLDQELVNLLARRLTIARRTAGLKRASGLPILDPQREATVIRGAVSHARKLGVPEEPVREIFWHIVGLSRRVQEEAD from the coding sequence ATGACCGAACACAGCGAAGAGTCGGAGACACTGGCGGAGCTTCACGCGTGCCGGCAGGATCTCGAAAGGCTGGATCAGGAGCTGGTGAATCTGCTCGCGCGACGCCTGACGATCGCGCGTCGCACAGCGGGACTGAAGCGCGCTTCGGGCCTGCCGATTCTGGATCCTCAGCGCGAAGCTACAGTCATTCGGGGTGCGGTATCGCATGCGCGGAAGCTCGGGGTTCCCGAGGAGCCGGTGCGGGAAATCTTCTGGCACATCGTCGGCCTGTCGCGGCGCGTGCAGGAGGAAGCCGATTGA